One Citrobacter amalonaticus genomic window carries:
- the smrB gene encoding endonuclease SmrB → MKKKTSLSEEDQALFRQLMTGTRQIKQDTIVHRPLRKKITEVPVKRLLSEQADASHYFSDEFQPLLNTEGPVKYLRPDVSHFELKKMRRGDYSPELFLDLHGLTQLQAKQELGALIAACRREHVFCACVMHGHGKHVLKQQTPLWLAQHPHVMAFHQAPKEYGGDAALLVLIEVEEWAPPELP, encoded by the coding sequence ATGAAAAAGAAAACATCGCTGAGCGAGGAGGACCAGGCGCTGTTCCGGCAGCTGATGACCGGCACCCGTCAGATTAAGCAGGACACCATTGTTCATCGCCCGCTGCGTAAAAAGATCACCGAGGTGCCGGTAAAGCGACTGCTTTCAGAGCAGGCTGATGCCAGCCATTATTTCTCTGATGAGTTTCAGCCGCTGCTGAATACGGAAGGCCCGGTGAAATATCTCCGTCCTGACGTCAGCCATTTCGAGCTGAAGAAAATGCGCCGTGGCGATTACTCCCCGGAGCTGTTTCTCGATTTACACGGTCTGACGCAGCTGCAGGCAAAGCAGGAACTGGGCGCGCTGATTGCCGCCTGCCGCCGGGAACATGTGTTTTGCGCCTGCGTGATGCACGGTCACGGTAAACATGTGCTGAAACAACAGACGCCGCTGTGGCTGGCGCAGCACCCGCACGTCATGGCCTTCCATCAGGCACCGAAAGAGTACGGCGGCGATGCCGCGCTGCTGGTGTTAATCGAAGTGGAAGAGTGGGCGCCGCCGGAACTGCCCTGA
- the sixA gene encoding phosphohistidine phosphatase SixA has product MQVFIMRHGDAALDAASDSVRPLTSCGCDESRLMANWLKGQKVDIERVLVSPFLRAEQTLDVVGGCMNLPGDVDVLPELTPCGDVGLVSAYLQALANEGVATALVISHLPLVGYLVSELCPGETPPMFTTSAIASVTLDESGKGVFNWQMSPCNLKMAKAI; this is encoded by the coding sequence ATGCAAGTTTTTATCATGCGTCACGGCGACGCGGCCCTCGATGCCGCCAGTGATTCGGTTCGTCCCTTAACCTCCTGCGGTTGTGATGAATCTCGCCTTATGGCGAACTGGCTGAAAGGTCAAAAAGTGGATATCGAACGTGTTCTGGTGAGCCCGTTCCTGCGAGCCGAACAAACGTTGGATGTGGTAGGGGGATGCATGAACCTGCCAGGCGACGTGGATGTTTTGCCGGAGTTGACTCCCTGCGGCGATGTCGGTCTGGTCAGCGCCTATTTGCAGGCTCTGGCCAATGAAGGCGTAGCTACCGCGCTGGTGATCTCCCACCTTCCGTTAGTGGGTTACCTGGTGTCCGAGCTGTGCCCAGGCGAAACGCCGCCGATGTTTACCACCTCCGCGATTGCCAGTGTGACGCTGGATGAAAGCGGAAAAGGGGTGTTCAACTGGCAGATGAGCCCGTGTAACCTCAAAATGGCGAAAGCGATTTAA